The Chryseobacterium indologenes genomic sequence ATATCCATTCTGGTCATGACTCCGGCCTGATATCCGAAACCGTATTTCCCTTCCAATAAAGAAGACTCCGTTGAGGTTTTGGTAAAACTGGTTCCTCCCTTTACCCCGATGTGAAAAGCAGGAGTCTGCTGAGCCTGAAGATCTACGGAGCACGTAATGCATAATAACAAAGCAGTTAATGCCAAAAAATGTTGTTTCATAAATTGATAAGTATTAAAAATTTGATGCAAAACAACGGATCGGAAAGCGCAGATGAAATTTTATTTGATGAATGGCAGGGATGCTTTGACCAAGGTCTTTTTACGGATGAAAAGAAAAATCGGAAGTAATGCTACTTCCGATTGATCATTTTTACTAATAGGGTTCTTCAACACAAATCGTTGGAGGGGTGCATCCGCCGGTTCCTCCGCCGGGATTTCCTCCGCCTCCTACGGCAATACACTGTCCCGGGCTCCCGTCATCATACATTTCACAAGCTTTTCCCCAGGCACATTGGCAGTCGCTTTGGCAATTATAATGATCTCCGCCCATGTGGCAGGTATCGATTCCGTTCCCAAGAATCGTTGAAAGATCCTTTCTCAAAAGTTTTTTCATTGTTTTCATAGTTTAATTTGGTATTAAAAGGTATCGTTTAGAATTGTACCTTCTGTGTAAATATAATGAAATAGTCTTAATGTATTGTAAATGAATCGGATGTAGGTTGTTTTTAAGCGAAAAGAAGCCACTGCAAAAGTGACTTCCTTATGAAATATCGGGATTTCAGCCTTAGAAAGTGAAGTCCTTTTGATACAGTGTATATTCTTTTTTGAACAGTGGAATAGTACCCTCATATCTAAAAGGAGCAATGCCAAAACCATAAAACATATCGGCCTGAATTTTTCCATTTACCTTAAATATTCCCTTTCTTTCAGGAATAAATGTTAATCCCAAAGAAGCAGGAGCAGAAAGTCTTCCCCGCAATCCTGAGTTGGCAATAGGAATAGAAACAAACATCAGTCCTACAGCTCCTTTTGCTTCTAATCCGGCTTCTGCAGAAAGATTTCCTTCAACACCGGTAATTTCAGGATCTGATTTTTTTCTCAGGTTGATATTAAGCGCCGGCTTTGTGCTGACCAGGAAGTTGGCATTTCCTTCAAGATCCAAAAGCTGCCCCTGGACTTTTCCTGTAGCTTGTACCCCGACAAAAGGTCCCGCAGAAAGTGTAGGGCTTAATATAAGTCCTGTAGGCCCCAATACAATCGGAACGATAGGAATATTCAGATAATCCGTAGTGCTCAGTGTATAGCCAAGACTTCCCACAATAGTTGCCGTACTCTGAAGCTGGATATCATCCATGATAAGGTTCACATAATAATCAGATAAATGTCCCCATGAGAAGGAGATATGGTAATCTATTTTTGGCGTAAACCCACCTTTTACATTCACACTGGATGCTCCTGCTGACGAGATGGGAAATGAGAAAGTTTTATCAAAATTGAAACGGTTAAAAGCAATGATTTTTTGATTTTGAAGATTCTTTGCCTCAATAGAATGTATTTTACTGGTGATTTCTCTGGAAACCATACCTTCTACAGGAATATAATTAACCATTTTTCCATTGATGCTCACCGGCGCTTTATCTGAAGGATCGTACACTCCACTTAGTGTCCCGCTGTAAATAAATTCTTCTAGCTTAGCGCTGGAAGTCTGTACCGTAAATCCATTATTGATTTTGGAAACAGAAGTTACTTTCGATAGGATAGTACTTACCTGATCACCTTCTATCTTGGTACCTACAATAACAGTTCCGGCCGCAATACTATCCGTCTGCGGAGTGGTACGGTTAAAGGTAATCGCTCCTTCATTATGAGCTGATATTGCATGGATAGATTCGTCATTCAGAATGATAACATTTTTCTGTAAAGTCAGGTTTCCTAAGGTTTTCATAGGTGCAGATTCTGCCTTTTTTTCTACAGGAGCATCTGCCGGATCATCCTGAGAACATGACGTTAAAAGAAACATGCAGAAAATAGCAAAAAGAATAGAGAAACAAAATTTTCTGCTGATTGTAAAGAGATTAGAATTCATTTTCATAAACAGTGATTTTAAGTTTCAATCTAAATTAGGTGAATTATTTAATGTCTACAAAAGAATCAAATTAAATTATTGTTGGCAACATAATGATTTTCAGAATGATTTGTATTTTCATTCTGGAAATAAAGGAATGTCATGAAAATGGTGAAAAAAATAACCCGCTGTTGTTGCGGGTTATTTATATTATTTTTAAAACTGAAAGACATTGGTATCGAAACTGCAGACGATACGGGCTTTCCGTTGGCCACCGCTGGTTTCCATTTGCCTTTATCCTTAATGCGATAAAAAGCGGCTTCTATGAATGCGTTTACATCTTCATTATTTCCCTTTACCTGAGCATCCAGAGCATTCCCTTTAGAGTCTACTACAAAACTGAGGGTTGCTTTATAAGATTCAGAAGAAAAGTTTAAGAAAGCCAGATCAATCGATTCGGTTAAAAGCTTTTGAAAAGAAGCTTTACCTTGCTCATAGTCGGCTTCTTTAGTAACTTTAGACTTTGTAGGCGGATCTGCGGCAATCATTTTCTTGTCTTCCAATGAAAGCTTATCCAGAGCAGCTTTATAGGAGTTTATCTTATCTTCGGTAAGAAGCCATTCCTTCTTAGTTCTTAAATCATTAGGCTTCGGATATTTGTTATACAAAGCCGTCTTTTTTCTTTCATAACGTGAATCTGCCCGTTGAAATTCGGAAATCTGGGCGCTGCTAAAAATAAAAGTGAAAATACATGCAAATGCTAAGAACTTTTTCATGACTCGTTACGCTTTTACAATATTAATAATTACTTCCGTAGCTTTCTCCATGCTTTCAAGGGCTACATATTCGTACGGTCCGTGGAAGTTGATTCCTCCTGCAAAGATATTCGGACAAGGAAGCCCCATATACGATAACTGAGCTCCGTCTGTTCCTCCTCTGATCGCTTTGATTTTAGGCTCAATACCTGCTTCAGTCATTGCTTTTGCTGCAAGATCTACGATATGCATCTTACCTTCAAACTGCTGCTTCATGTTTCTGTACTGTTCCTTGATTACCACTTCAGCTGTTCCTTCCCCATGTTTTTGGTTGAATTCAGCTACCTTTTCTTCCATGAATTTCTTTCTTGCCTCAAATTTATCAGCATCGTGATCCCGGATTATATATTGAAGTTTAGCTTCAGAAATATCAGCTGTAATATCCATTAAATGATAGAACCCATCAAAACCTTTAGTAGTGGAAGGCGTTTCATTGGCAGGAAGCATTTGGGCAAACTCAGCAGCCAGCAAAGCCGCGTTGATCATTTTACCATACGCATAACCAGGGTGTACACTTAATCCGTGGATTTTTACAACGGCTCCTGCAGCATTGAAGTTTTCATATTCAAGTTCACCTACTTCACCACCGTCCATGGTATAAGCCCATTCAGCACCAAATTTCGCCACATCAAATTTATGAGCACCTCTTCCGATTTCTTCATCAGGAGTAAATCCTACGGCAATTCTCCCGTGCTTAATCTCAGGGTGGGCAATCAGGTATTCAGCTGCCGTTACGATTTCGGCACATCCTGCTTTATCATCAGCACCAAGAAGGGTATTCCCGTCCGTAGTAATCAACGTCTGACCTACATATTTTTTTAAGCTTTCAAATCTTGAAGGCGACAAAGTGAATCCTGTCGTTGAGTTCAAAAGAAGATCATTCCC encodes the following:
- a CDS encoding energy transducer TonB, which produces MKKFLAFACIFTFIFSSAQISEFQRADSRYERKKTALYNKYPKPNDLRTKKEWLLTEDKINSYKAALDKLSLEDKKMIAADPPTKSKVTKEADYEQGKASFQKLLTESIDLAFLNFSSESYKATLSFVVDSKGNALDAQVKGNNEDVNAFIEAAFYRIKDKGKWKPAVANGKPVSSAVSIPMSFSFKNNINNPQQQRVIFFTIFMTFLYFQNENTNHSENHYVANNNLI
- the pepT gene encoding peptidase T; its protein translation is MSTIEFNPMWKDKLLNRFLSYVKIYSTSDAESEATPSTPRQWDIANYITEELKTIGLENVSIDENGYIMGYVPSNLENDDRPTIGFISHYDTSPDFSGENVNPQVWENYDGNDLLLNSTTGFTLSPSRFESLKKYVGQTLITTDGNTLLGADDKAGCAEIVTAAEYLIAHPEIKHGRIAVGFTPDEEIGRGAHKFDVAKFGAEWAYTMDGGEVGELEYENFNAAGAVVKIHGLSVHPGYAYGKMINAALLAAEFAQMLPANETPSTTKGFDGFYHLMDITADISEAKLQYIIRDHDADKFEARKKFMEEKVAEFNQKHGEGTAEVVIKEQYRNMKQQFEGKMHIVDLAAKAMTEAGIEPKIKAIRGGTDGAQLSYMGLPCPNIFAGGINFHGPYEYVALESMEKATEVIINIVKA